One Sinorhizobium mexicanum genomic region harbors:
- a CDS encoding ABC transporter ATP-binding protein — MLQATPVKLKADSVKLNYYNDRTKRDLSVLDGIDFSVNEGELVSIVGPSGCGKSTFLAAVDGLVSIDGGKILIDEREVKKPGPDRGLVFQQDSLFPWRTVQRNVAYGLEIQKLLSKEEIAARARKFVELVGLSGFEDSYPRELSGGMRQRVNIARALAVDPELLLLDEPFAALDAQTREFMQFELLRILDRAQKTGLFITHQIDEAIFLSNRVVVFSARPAKVKEIVEIDLPKERTLDLKHTPRFMEIFRHIWRLIEEESARMGLLRVH, encoded by the coding sequence ATGTTGCAGGCAACGCCGGTCAAGCTGAAGGCCGATAGCGTCAAACTGAATTATTACAATGATCGCACCAAGCGCGATCTGAGTGTACTCGACGGCATCGACTTCAGCGTCAACGAGGGTGAACTCGTCAGCATCGTCGGCCCGAGCGGCTGCGGGAAATCGACCTTTCTCGCCGCCGTCGACGGCCTCGTCTCGATCGATGGCGGTAAAATCCTGATCGACGAACGGGAGGTGAAGAAGCCGGGGCCGGATCGCGGCCTCGTCTTCCAGCAGGACTCGCTCTTTCCGTGGCGCACGGTCCAGCGCAACGTCGCCTACGGCCTCGAGATCCAGAAGCTCTTGAGCAAGGAGGAGATCGCCGCCCGTGCGCGCAAGTTCGTCGAGCTCGTCGGGCTCTCCGGTTTCGAAGACAGCTATCCGCGCGAACTTTCCGGCGGCATGCGCCAGCGCGTCAACATCGCAAGGGCACTCGCCGTCGATCCGGAACTGCTGCTGCTCGATGAGCCCTTCGCGGCGCTCGACGCGCAGACGCGCGAATTCATGCAGTTCGAACTGCTGCGCATTCTCGACCGGGCCCAGAAAACCGGCCTGTTCATCACACACCAGATCGACGAGGCGATCTTCCTTTCCAACCGCGTCGTCGTGTTTTCGGCACGCCCGGCGAAGGTGAAGGAGATCGTCGAGATCGACCTGCCGAAGGAGCGCACGCTCGATCTGAAGCATACGCCGCGCTTCATGGAGATCTTTCGCCATATCTGGCGGCTGATCGAAGAGGAAAGTGCCCGCATGGGCCTTCTGCGCGTGCATTGA
- a CDS encoding ABC transporter permease, which yields MTSVTEDREIPRPRKSEFALYEFLVRHENALLGSFTMIVALLLWEAVVRFDLVNPLFTSSPSRIIATGYEMFADGSIYPHLAISGLELVVGYGLAIIVGVPLGILMGWYRRFDAAFDPIISALYATPRIALLPLIMIWFGIGLGSKFAIIFLSAVFPILINTTAGVQTVERDYIKVARSFGANDRQMFLTVAFPAAVPFLLTGLRLGLGHALIGIVVGEMYSAQAGVGYLISVAGATFQTDRVMFGIILIAAAGVILTNILRMIERRFDRWRPDNKL from the coding sequence ATGACGTCCGTTACCGAAGACAGAGAAATCCCAAGACCGCGCAAGTCGGAATTCGCCCTCTACGAGTTCCTGGTGCGCCACGAGAACGCCTTGCTCGGCAGCTTCACGATGATCGTGGCACTGCTGCTCTGGGAGGCGGTCGTCCGCTTCGACCTGGTGAATCCGCTTTTCACCAGTTCTCCGAGCCGCATCATCGCAACCGGTTATGAAATGTTCGCCGACGGCAGCATCTATCCGCACCTCGCCATCAGCGGATTGGAGCTGGTTGTTGGCTATGGGCTTGCGATCATCGTCGGTGTGCCGCTGGGCATCCTGATGGGCTGGTACCGTCGCTTCGACGCGGCGTTCGATCCGATCATTTCGGCGCTCTACGCGACGCCGCGCATTGCGCTGCTGCCGTTGATCATGATCTGGTTCGGTATCGGCCTCGGCTCGAAGTTTGCGATCATCTTCCTGAGCGCCGTTTTCCCGATCCTCATCAACACGACCGCCGGCGTCCAGACCGTCGAGCGCGACTATATCAAGGTGGCTCGGTCCTTCGGCGCGAACGACAGGCAGATGTTCCTGACGGTTGCCTTCCCGGCGGCCGTTCCTTTCCTCCTGACCGGCCTACGCCTCGGCCTCGGCCACGCGCTGATCGGCATCGTGGTGGGCGAAATGTACTCGGCACAGGCGGGCGTTGGCTATTTGATCTCTGTCGCTGGCGCCACATTCCAGACCGACCGGGTCATGTTCGGCATCATCCTGATCGCCGCGGCCGGCGTCATTCTCACCAACATCCTCAGGATGATCGAGCGGCGCTTCGACCGCTGGCGGCCGGACAACAAGCTCTAA
- a CDS encoding SDR family NAD(P)-dependent oxidoreductase: protein MKLIDQVAVVTGAGRNIGEATAKLLAKEGASIAVTDIDAARAGRVADEIRAAGGTAEVFLANVADEEGVISLVRSVTEHFGKVDILVNNVAISDNKHILDVTKEEWDRVIAVTLTGTFLMSKYFAQQMVAQGHGGNIVNVGSTSGFYGRPRAVAYTAAKAGVTNLSRSLAIQLAKHKIRVNCVVPNKIGSPVGKDTFDPTRPVVNLRDRPGVPDDLARAILFLVSPDSDFIDGTTLFVDGGVSALMPGSE from the coding sequence ATGAAACTGATCGATCAAGTGGCGGTCGTCACCGGCGCTGGCCGAAATATCGGCGAGGCAACGGCGAAGCTTCTGGCAAAGGAAGGCGCGAGCATCGCCGTAACCGACATCGACGCCGCGCGTGCCGGACGCGTCGCGGACGAGATCCGCGCGGCAGGCGGTACCGCCGAGGTGTTCCTCGCCAACGTTGCCGACGAAGAAGGTGTCATCTCGCTCGTCAGGAGCGTGACCGAGCACTTCGGCAAGGTCGATATCCTCGTCAACAACGTCGCCATCAGCGACAACAAGCACATCCTCGACGTGACGAAGGAGGAATGGGACCGGGTGATCGCGGTGACGCTGACCGGGACGTTCCTGATGAGCAAATATTTCGCCCAGCAGATGGTGGCACAGGGCCATGGCGGAAACATCGTCAACGTCGGCTCGACCTCAGGCTTCTATGGACGCCCGCGCGCCGTCGCCTACACGGCTGCCAAGGCGGGTGTCACCAACCTCTCGCGCTCACTGGCGATCCAGCTCGCCAAGCACAAGATCCGCGTCAACTGCGTGGTGCCGAACAAGATCGGCTCGCCGGTCGGCAAGGATACGTTCGATCCGACGCGGCCGGTCGTCAACTTGCGTGACCGGCCGGGCGTGCCGGACGATCTCGCGCGCGCCATCCTGTTCCTGGTCTCCCCCGATTCTGATTTCATCGACGGCACAACGCTTTTCGTCGACGGCGGCGTTTCGGCGCTCATGCCCGGCAGCGAATGA
- a CDS encoding DUF1194 domain-containing protein: MLSTLALILALSGSPIQSAAMQTDVDVELVLAVDMSGSMDMEEARVQRSGYLQALRHPDFINAVKGGLIGRIAIGYFEWAGLVNEQSVVSWQVIDNAEDAEAFAAKVEARPIGTRRGTSISNAILFGTNLIDSNAFSGARRVIDISGDGPNNTGPPVTPARDGAIARGIIVNGLAILIRPSVSTGPLDQYYAQCVIGGPGSFVLPVHEPEDFAIAIRQKLILEVSGLPPPPTLQLTAMTPGADCLIGEKLRPGFLDRIYPELDR; the protein is encoded by the coding sequence ATGTTGAGCACGTTGGCATTGATCCTGGCCCTCAGTGGGAGTCCGATCCAATCGGCCGCCATGCAGACGGATGTCGATGTGGAACTGGTGCTGGCCGTCGACATGTCCGGATCGATGGATATGGAAGAGGCGCGCGTCCAACGGTCCGGCTATCTGCAGGCACTGCGGCATCCGGACTTCATCAACGCGGTCAAGGGCGGCCTGATCGGGCGCATCGCCATCGGCTACTTCGAATGGGCAGGACTTGTGAACGAGCAGTCGGTCGTTTCCTGGCAGGTCATCGACAACGCCGAGGACGCCGAAGCCTTCGCCGCGAAGGTCGAGGCGCGACCGATCGGTACGCGCCGTGGCACATCGATCTCCAATGCCATCCTGTTCGGCACGAACCTGATCGATTCCAATGCCTTTTCCGGCGCACGCCGGGTGATAGACATTTCCGGCGACGGGCCGAACAATACCGGCCCGCCGGTGACACCCGCCCGTGACGGCGCCATTGCCCGCGGCATCATCGTCAACGGGCTGGCAATCCTCATCCGTCCCTCGGTTTCGACCGGACCGCTCGACCAGTACTACGCGCAATGCGTCATCGGTGGACCGGGATCTTTTGTGCTTCCGGTCCATGAACCGGAGGATTTCGCGATCGCAATCCGCCAGAAGCTGATCCTTGAAGTGAGCGGCCTGCCCCCACCGCCCACCTTGCAACTCACGGCCATGACGCCCGGCGCCGACTGCCTGATCGGCGAAAAGCTGAGGCCCGGTTTTCTCGACCGGATCTATCCCGAACTCGACCGATAA